A stretch of Vibrio sp. B1FLJ16 DNA encodes these proteins:
- a CDS encoding trypsin-like serine protease yields the protein MASFLVSSPIYAIVVNDDYVPVLQETFESEYSFLASVRASVFAEDHACGATIVGKRWVMTAAHCLVASNASLEDSSENADVFTLYDVAKPKEISITVGKSDLSLVEISDIYKVTHVVIHPDYYPEQSVTTIDTTDTTDTTDTTDTTDTTDTTDTSAETELTVLKSTAYQNDIALLYVERDFPEEFVGVVTLGDSSSDTALSYLEGEWNSAEPVPNVKVAGWGTGGDSDPEMGSSTTDFRETDVSYYPISLCYERLESAEELPIYIESPLDPQKLCTLPTEIIRPTLEEEPIEEETGGDDTLYGNGACLGDTGGPLLLRNVDDLTFTQVGIISAGPIINSVCSSVTLPTWYTNVSYYRDWIDSYINSEEPPELVISKPDFLMVEEEATESEDETVTEDSVEADSDTDDVEVSDDGQCETSIDGQYVIFGCDDEENSSGGSLGHIHLLLLTLLLAITRRKPFGR from the coding sequence TTGGCCTCATTTTTAGTGAGTTCACCCATTTATGCGATTGTTGTTAATGATGATTATGTTCCAGTTTTGCAAGAAACTTTTGAAAGTGAATACTCTTTTTTAGCGTCGGTACGAGCCAGTGTTTTCGCTGAGGACCATGCTTGTGGAGCGACGATTGTAGGCAAGCGCTGGGTAATGACAGCAGCTCACTGTTTAGTCGCATCAAATGCCAGCCTGGAAGATAGCAGTGAAAATGCCGATGTTTTTACGCTATATGATGTGGCTAAACCTAAAGAAATATCAATAACGGTTGGTAAGTCGGACTTGTCTTTAGTTGAGATCAGTGACATTTATAAAGTAACTCATGTAGTTATACATCCAGACTATTATCCTGAGCAGTCTGTCACCACAATTGACACTACAGACACTACAGACACTACAGACACTACAGACACTACAGACACTACAGACACTACAGACACTTCAGCTGAAACTGAACTGACGGTACTTAAATCAACGGCTTATCAGAATGATATTGCTTTACTCTATGTTGAACGCGATTTTCCGGAAGAATTTGTGGGAGTGGTAACACTGGGTGATTCTAGTAGTGATACTGCTTTATCTTATTTAGAGGGTGAATGGAATTCTGCGGAGCCAGTTCCAAATGTAAAAGTAGCAGGTTGGGGGACGGGTGGTGACTCAGATCCCGAAATGGGCAGTAGTACAACTGACTTTAGAGAAACGGACGTTTCTTACTATCCGATTTCGCTATGTTACGAGCGCCTGGAGTCGGCAGAAGAGCTGCCAATTTACATTGAGTCTCCGTTAGATCCGCAAAAGCTATGTACCTTACCTACAGAGATTATACGCCCCACACTTGAAGAAGAGCCTATAGAGGAAGAAACAGGTGGGGATGATACACTATACGGTAACGGTGCGTGTTTAGGAGACACCGGAGGCCCTCTATTGTTACGTAACGTTGATGACCTTACCTTCACGCAAGTAGGTATTATCAGTGCGGGTCCTATTATTAACAGCGTATGTAGCTCTGTAACCCTACCTACCTGGTATACCAATGTCTCGTATTACAGAGACTGGATTGACTCGTATATTAATAGCGAAGAACCGCCTGAACTGGTCATTTCAAAGCCTGATTTCTTAATGGTTGAGGAAGAGGCTACTGAAAGCGAGGATGAGACTGTAACTGAAGATAGTGTTGAGGCTGACTCGGATACAGACGACGTTGAGGTGAGTGACGACGGACAGTGTGAAACTAGTATCGATGGGCAGTACGTTATTTTTGGTTGTGATGATGAAGAAAACAGTAGTGGCGGCTCTCTAGGGCATATTCACTTGTTGTTACTAACCCTGCTTTTAGCAATAACCAGAAGAAAACCTTTTGGCAGATAA
- a CDS encoding adenosine deaminase, which yields MARKSKKQIEKDKKEAEQNNTAEKQKTRRRIEDIMEQREFDKLFDL from the coding sequence ATGGCCAGGAAAAGTAAAAAACAGATAGAAAAAGATAAGAAAGAAGCTGAACAAAATAATACAGCAGAAAAACAAAAAACCCGACGCCGAATCGAAGATATTATGGAACAAAGAGAGTTCGATAAATTATTCGACCTATAA
- a CDS encoding adenosine deaminase, whose amino-acid sequence MNAFIQGLPKVELHLHIEGSLEPELMFKLAKRNGIDIPYSSPSELRDAYQFEDLQSFLDLYYQGADALRTEQDFYDLTWEYLERCKADNVIHTEIFFDPQTHTDRGIDFDTVINGITRALDYGCEQLGITSQIIACFLRHLSEESAFETLQSVLKHKDKIIGVGLDSSEKGNPPAKFIHVFQQAKEAGLLTVAHAGEEGPAQNISDAIEMLEVSRVDHGVRCVEDEALVASLIESRMPLTVCPLSNIKLCVFENMKHHNVVDLLRKGVAVTINSDDPAYFGGYMTDNFLAVNQAHPMSYEELAKFTLNAIEASFIDEAMKANYRSQVQRYVDRHSAP is encoded by the coding sequence ATGAACGCATTTATTCAGGGGCTTCCCAAAGTAGAATTACACTTACACATCGAAGGTTCACTTGAACCAGAGCTTATGTTTAAGCTGGCAAAACGAAATGGAATCGACATTCCTTATTCATCACCAAGTGAGCTACGAGACGCATACCAGTTTGAAGATTTACAGTCTTTTCTCGACCTCTACTATCAGGGCGCAGATGCGTTACGCACAGAACAAGACTTTTACGACCTTACCTGGGAATACTTAGAACGCTGTAAAGCTGACAATGTCATCCACACAGAAATCTTTTTCGATCCTCAGACACATACCGATCGCGGAATTGATTTTGATACCGTTATTAACGGAATTACGCGAGCTCTGGATTATGGATGTGAACAGCTAGGCATAACTTCGCAAATCATTGCCTGCTTCCTTCGTCATCTTTCTGAAGAGAGTGCATTTGAAACGCTGCAGTCTGTCCTCAAACATAAAGACAAAATCATAGGCGTCGGACTCGATTCTTCAGAGAAAGGGAACCCGCCAGCTAAGTTTATTCACGTATTTCAACAAGCCAAAGAGGCTGGGTTACTGACGGTTGCACACGCCGGAGAAGAAGGTCCTGCGCAAAATATTTCCGATGCAATCGAGATGCTGGAAGTGAGCCGTGTTGATCATGGGGTTCGCTGTGTTGAAGATGAAGCGTTAGTTGCGTCTCTGATTGAAAGCCGAATGCCGCTTACTGTCTGCCCGCTGTCAAATATTAAACTGTGTGTCTTTGAAAACATGAAACATCACAACGTCGTAGATCTGCTTCGTAAAGGCGTTGCCGTAACGATCAACTCAGATGACCCTGCCTATTTTGGCGGTTACATGACGGATAATTTCCTAGCTGTGAATCAAGCTCATCCCATGAGCTACGAAGAGCTAGCTAAATTCACGCTCAACGCTATAGAAGCAAGTTTTATCGATGAAGCAATGAAGGCAAATTATCGTTCACAAGTACAACGATACGTTGACCGACACTCGGCGCCATAG
- a CDS encoding cold-shock protein — MMSKVTGSVKWFNETKGFGFLSQDNGGQDVFVHFNAIVADGFKTLTEGQKVSFNVEQGQKGPQATEVTPL; from the coding sequence ATTATGTCTAAAGTAACTGGTTCAGTAAAATGGTTCAACGAAACTAAAGGCTTCGGTTTCCTATCTCAAGACAACGGCGGCCAAGATGTATTCGTACACTTCAACGCTATTGTTGCTGACGGTTTCAAAACTCTGACTGAAGGTCAGAAAGTAAGCTTCAACGTAGAGCAAGGCCAAAAAGGTCCTCAGGCAACTGAAGTAACGCCTCTATAA